A region of candidate division KSB1 bacterium DNA encodes the following proteins:
- a CDS encoding DUF2281 domain-containing protein translates to METIEKKMKQLTEEMQGEVADFIDFLLAKKVGAVRSKRKKKPKLNWIGGLKEYRNQFSALELQKKALEWRD, encoded by the coding sequence ATGGAAACAATCGAAAAGAAAATGAAGCAACTCACCGAGGAGATGCAGGGAGAAGTCGCCGATTTTATTGATTTTTTGCTTGCCAAAAAGGTTGGGGCGGTTCGTTCCAAGCGAAAAAAGAAACCCAAGTTGAATTGGATTGGAGGCTTGAAAGAATATCGCAACCAATTTTCTGCTCTTGAGCTTCAGAAGAAGGCACTCGAATGGAGGGATTGA
- a CDS encoding PIN domain-containing protein has translation MYPADTNIFLEGLLEQKGAAEVRSFFRTIDLEKIFITDLSLYSIGIILFRLRKYALFIPFLEDLFDDGISILSLKSSDLKKLPKVAQRFRLDFDDAYQYMVAEKHQLQLISFDKDFDGTKRGRKTPAEVMP, from the coding sequence ATGTATCCCGCGGATACAAATATTTTTTTAGAAGGCCTTTTGGAGCAAAAAGGGGCAGCAGAGGTTCGCTCATTCTTTCGCACCATAGACCTCGAAAAGATTTTTATCACCGATCTGTCGCTATATTCGATTGGCATCATTCTCTTCAGATTACGGAAATATGCTCTATTCATCCCGTTCCTTGAGGATTTGTTTGATGATGGAATCAGTATACTCTCCTTGAAATCAAGCGACTTAAAAAAATTGCCCAAGGTGGCGCAACGGTTTCGTCTCGATTTCGATGATGCTTATCAATACATGGTGGCCGAAAAGCACCAACTGCAACTGATTAGTTTCGACAAAGATTTTGACGGAACGAAAAGAGGAAGGAAAACGCCTGCCGAGGTGATGCCATGA